The proteins below are encoded in one region of Argonema galeatum A003/A1:
- a CDS encoding tetratricopeptide repeat protein, with translation MLTLSQAIAFAYQSLQTGQISQAESICQQILQQQPDCGEALHLLGAIAHQSGKLDDAIIYYLQCIAFSPNYAEAYYGLGAALHQQGQLLEAISYYQQAITLKPNYIDAHFDLGNAFKQLGNLSAAVNHYQQTIAFNPNDAEAHANLATIYLEEGFIVPAIVHYQQAIALRPGFPGLYYNLGNAFLEQRQYPDAIAQYQQALAIVPQFLYAYLGIGTALTHLFRFEEAIDCLQQALIISPDSPEAYFCLGITFASQNQVEEAINFLQKALQVQPDYTKAYWYNVFLLPILYDNLDRIIFWRQRFCRGINNLIQQTALNTSESRKLALSIFKQKSINFFPAYQGFNERGVQRKLGKFLHQVMVANYPQWSIPLSMPPLGKNEKIRIGYISTHFRNHTVAKLTIGWLKNCDRKTFEIYTYQVAPEVDSITERFKSYSDKFYHIYGNIEAICQQVIADKLHILVFTDIGMSPVTYQIAGLRLAPVQCTTWGHPVTTGLPTIDYYLSSDLMEPDKARSHYSEKLVRLPNIAMSYEKPDVPKLTKTRSYFNLREDAIIYLSCQSLFKYLPQFDQIFAQIAQSVPQAQFAFISHDSPVVNAVFTARLERAFANLNLDSKDYCVLLPRMSHIEYFNLNLVSDIFLDTFSWSGGNTALEAIACGLPVVTCPGEFMRGRHSYGILKMMGMTETIAPNEAEYVEIAVKLGLEPDWRQDIVRKICDRHTMLYDDRSCITALESFYKTLVLGNRVPC, from the coding sequence ATGCTAACTCTCTCACAAGCGATCGCATTTGCCTACCAGTCTCTCCAAACTGGTCAAATATCTCAAGCTGAATCGATATGTCAGCAAATTCTTCAGCAGCAACCCGACTGCGGAGAAGCGCTACATTTGCTGGGTGCGATCGCACATCAGTCGGGTAAGCTGGATGATGCTATTATCTACTATCTCCAGTGTATTGCTTTTTCCCCAAACTACGCCGAAGCTTACTACGGTTTGGGTGCTGCTTTACACCAGCAAGGTCAGTTATTAGAAGCAATATCATATTACCAACAAGCGATCACACTTAAGCCAAATTATATCGATGCACATTTCGATTTGGGTAATGCTTTCAAGCAGTTGGGCAATTTATCGGCTGCTGTTAACCACTATCAGCAAACTATCGCTTTCAATCCCAATGATGCGGAAGCTCATGCTAACTTAGCAACTATCTATTTAGAAGAAGGCTTTATTGTACCAGCTATTGTACATTACCAGCAAGCGATCGCACTCAGACCGGGCTTTCCAGGACTATACTACAATCTGGGTAATGCTTTTCTCGAACAGCGCCAGTATCCAGATGCGATCGCCCAATATCAACAAGCTTTAGCTATTGTACCACAATTTTTATATGCCTACCTTGGGATCGGCACTGCTTTAACGCACCTGTTTCGGTTTGAGGAAGCCATTGATTGCTTACAGCAAGCTTTAATTATAAGTCCAGATAGTCCTGAAGCCTACTTCTGTTTGGGGATAACTTTTGCTTCTCAGAATCAAGTGGAAGAGGCAATTAACTTCTTACAAAAAGCATTGCAGGTTCAACCAGATTATACGAAAGCTTACTGGTACAACGTTTTTCTCTTACCTATCCTGTATGATAATTTAGATCGAATTATTTTCTGGCGTCAGCGCTTCTGTCGGGGTATTAATAACTTAATTCAACAGACTGCCTTAAATACATCTGAAAGTAGAAAGTTGGCTTTAAGCATCTTCAAACAAAAATCGATTAACTTCTTTCCTGCTTATCAAGGTTTTAATGAGCGGGGTGTACAGCGAAAACTAGGAAAGTTTTTGCATCAAGTGATGGTAGCTAATTATCCCCAATGGTCTATCCCTTTGTCAATGCCACCGCTGGGGAAAAATGAGAAAATCCGCATCGGATACATTTCCACCCACTTTAGAAACCATACCGTAGCTAAGTTAACCATCGGCTGGTTGAAAAACTGCGATCGCAAAACCTTTGAAATTTATACCTATCAAGTTGCCCCTGAAGTAGATTCAATAACTGAAAGATTCAAATCTTACAGCGATAAATTTTATCATATCTATGGCAACATTGAGGCAATTTGTCAACAGGTAATTGCGGATAAACTGCATATCCTGGTTTTCACAGACATTGGTATGAGTCCCGTGACCTACCAAATAGCCGGATTGCGTTTGGCACCCGTGCAATGTACAACTTGGGGACATCCAGTTACTACTGGTTTACCGACTATTGATTACTATTTATCAAGCGATTTAATGGAACCGGACAAGGCCCGATCGCACTATTCAGAAAAGTTAGTGCGTCTGCCTAACATCGCCATGTCTTATGAAAAACCAGATGTTCCCAAACTTACTAAAACTCGCTCTTATTTTAATCTCCGGGAAGATGCTATCATTTATCTTTCTTGTCAATCTTTATTTAAATACTTACCTCAATTTGACCAAATATTTGCCCAAATAGCTCAAAGTGTTCCCCAAGCCCAATTCGCCTTCATTTCCCATGATTCTCCAGTTGTTAATGCAGTATTTACAGCGCGTCTGGAACGGGCGTTTGCTAACTTAAATTTGGATAGTAAAGATTACTGTGTGCTTTTGCCTAGAATGTCACATATTGAGTACTTCAACCTCAATTTAGTTTCAGATATTTTTCTAGATACCTTCAGTTGGTCAGGCGGTAATACCGCATTGGAAGCTATCGCCTGCGGTTTACCTGTGGTGACTTGTCCGGGAGAATTTATGCGCGGTCGTCACTCTTATGGAATTTTGAAGATGATGGGGATGACGGAGACGATCGCCCCAAATGAAGCCGAGTATGTTGAAATTGCTGTTAAACTGGGTTTAGAGCCAGATTGGCGGCAAGATATAGTCCGAAAAATATGCGATCGACATACCATGCTTTACGATGATAGAAGCTGTATTACCGCACTAGAATCTTTCTACAAAACGCTAGTTCTAGGAAATAGAGTACCCTGTTAG
- a CDS encoding DUF2382 domain-containing protein — MPLIKLEDYYPNYRETFSGDDIKKLDLYTEGGDKVGSVHDVLVDNNGRFRYLVIDTGTWAFGKKILLPVGLSRIDYEQHRVFVDGLNKEQVQNLPAYNENQAVDYDYEEQLRGVYRPLASTATADTGESILAAQSYNRDTYNYDREPYLYDINEGEGQTLRLYEERLIANKERHKVGEVAVSKRVETETARVSVSVEKERIVIERNTPADARAIIPNDADFQAGEVARMEVYEESANIQKQAFVREEVSFRKEVEHHTVDAEETVRREELDINTEGNPVVDNPNRI, encoded by the coding sequence ATGCCCCTTATAAAACTTGAAGATTATTATCCAAATTACCGTGAAACTTTTTCTGGCGACGATATTAAAAAACTCGACCTCTACACAGAAGGAGGCGATAAAGTAGGCAGCGTTCACGATGTATTAGTAGATAATAACGGTCGGTTCCGCTATCTGGTAATTGACACAGGTACTTGGGCTTTTGGCAAGAAAATTTTACTTCCAGTTGGTCTTTCTCGCATCGACTACGAGCAGCATCGCGTCTTTGTCGATGGTTTGAATAAAGAGCAAGTTCAAAATTTACCCGCATACAACGAAAATCAAGCCGTTGACTACGATTATGAAGAGCAGTTGAGGGGAGTTTATCGTCCGCTGGCTTCTACCGCAACTGCTGATACCGGAGAGTCTATTCTTGCAGCCCAAAGTTATAATCGCGATACCTACAACTACGATCGAGAACCGTACTTGTACGACATAAATGAGGGTGAAGGTCAAACATTACGGCTGTACGAAGAACGGCTGATTGCCAACAAGGAACGCCACAAGGTAGGTGAAGTGGCGGTTAGTAAGCGCGTGGAAACAGAAACGGCACGAGTTTCTGTTTCAGTCGAAAAAGAGCGCATTGTCATTGAGCGAAACACCCCCGCAGATGCAAGAGCGATAATTCCCAACGATGCCGACTTCCAGGCAGGGGAAGTGGCGCGTATGGAAGTTTACGAAGAAAGCGCTAACATTCAAAAACAAGCTTTTGTACGTGAAGAAGTAAGTTTCCGAAAAGAAGTCGAACACCATACAGTTGATGCCGAAGAAACTGTTCGTCGCGAAGAGCTAGATATTAACACTGAAGGTAATCCAGTTGTAGATAATCCTAATCGTATATAG
- a CDS encoding WD40 repeat domain-containing protein, with product MYTPNPRPPQVRTATSNSNYIRAVAISPVSPLLVSANCEEIKIWQLENEKLLGTLTGHLDCVRAIAISPDGTTLVSGSFDNTIKIWNLEDGELRGTLTGHLGSVLCLAFSPDGQTVVSGSNDNSIKIWNVGNGKLLGTLTCHSGSVLSLAITPDGTTLVSGSFDNTIKIWQLPSGKMLRTLKGHSNWVAAVAITPDSKTLVSGSSDNTIKVWQLSNGKMLRTLKGHSNWIDSVALGDNGRTLVSGSSDNTIKIWQLSSGKLLRTLSGHSGAVLSIAISPDNETLVSGGNDNTIKMWQIDNGKLLGTLTGDSNWFWSVTTNSDETFASNHDDSSIKLWRLRET from the coding sequence ATGTATACGCCTAACCCCCGTCCTCCCCAAGTTAGAACCGCCACCAGTAATTCCAACTATATTCGTGCTGTCGCCATCAGTCCGGTATCTCCGCTGCTTGTGAGTGCTAACTGTGAGGAAATCAAGATTTGGCAGCTTGAGAACGAAAAATTGCTTGGCACCCTTACCGGACACTTAGACTGCGTTCGTGCGATCGCTATCAGTCCAGATGGTACAACTCTCGTTAGTGGCAGTTTTGACAACACAATCAAGATTTGGAACTTAGAAGACGGCGAATTGCGTGGCACTCTTACGGGTCATCTTGGGTCAGTTCTTTGCCTTGCCTTTAGTCCCGATGGACAGACTGTGGTTAGCGGCAGTAATGACAACAGCATCAAGATTTGGAACGTCGGGAACGGTAAATTGCTTGGCACCCTTACTTGTCATTCTGGCTCGGTTCTGTCTCTTGCCATCACTCCGGATGGTACAACTCTCGTTAGTGGCAGTTTTGACAACACGATTAAGATTTGGCAACTTCCAAGTGGCAAAATGCTACGCACCCTCAAAGGTCATTCCAATTGGGTTGCTGCTGTCGCCATCACTCCCGATAGCAAAACACTGGTGAGCGGCAGTTCTGACAATACTATCAAGGTTTGGCAGCTTTCCAACGGCAAAATGCTTCGCACCCTCAAAGGTCATTCCAACTGGATTGATTCGGTAGCTCTAGGTGATAACGGTCGGACTCTAGTCAGCGGCAGTTCTGACAATACTATCAAGATTTGGCAACTGAGTAGCGGTAAATTGCTTCGCACCCTCTCCGGTCATTCTGGCGCGGTTCTCTCTATTGCTATTAGCCCGGATAATGAAACTCTCGTTAGTGGCGGTAATGACAATACTATTAAGATGTGGCAGATAGACAACGGTAAATTGCTTGGCACTCTCACTGGCGATTCCAACTGGTTTTGGTCGGTCACTACAAATTCCGATGAGACTTTTGCCAGTAATCATGATGACAGCTCTATTAAGTTGTGGCGCTTGCGGGAAACTTAA
- a CDS encoding Hsp70 family protein: MSYAIDFGTSNTVITRWNPVTQKPETLSLPGVSVTLGQNPPLIPSLLYVEDASSGKVVVGQAVLERGLDLKSDPRFFRSFKRGIGAPIQGFLPELDGKIVTFEQVGQWFLSNLIEKLQATLPDVGQSLILTVPVDSFEAYRHWLGQVCQSLSVEQVRMLDEPTAAALGYGMGDRQVILVIDFGGGTLDLSLVRLDSSASKKPLGFILKWGEKSLAESSSQKIKTARVLAKAGQNLGGSDIDNWLIDYFAKTQGLASTALTTRLAERLKIKLSLQKQANEVYFNDETFESYELELDRDRFETILKEHQFFERLDESINQVLQQARRQGLEVADIDAVLLVGGTVQIPSVQTWVQQYFEATKIRCDRPFEAIAQGAIQLTQGFELKDFLYHSYGIRYWDRRHNQHNWHPLIKAGQPYPMSDPVELLLGASVENQPSIELIVGELGAETGGGTEVYFDGDRLITRNLTSSQTQVQPLNDREGARTIAQLTPPGYPGSDRIKVLFQVDDQRFLRMTVEDQLTNQRLLDDRPVVQLS, from the coding sequence ATGTCCTACGCAATCGATTTCGGAACTAGCAACACGGTAATCACGCGCTGGAACCCAGTCACCCAGAAGCCAGAAACCTTAAGCTTACCGGGTGTGTCGGTGACGCTTGGGCAAAATCCCCCCCTGATTCCCAGTCTGCTTTATGTTGAGGATGCCTCCTCCGGTAAGGTGGTAGTTGGACAGGCGGTGCTAGAGAGGGGTCTTGACCTCAAATCCGACCCCCGATTTTTCCGCAGTTTCAAACGCGGTATTGGCGCTCCAATCCAAGGATTTCTTCCCGAACTGGATGGAAAGATAGTTACTTTTGAGCAGGTTGGACAATGGTTCTTGTCTAATCTGATTGAAAAACTGCAAGCTACTTTGCCAGATGTCGGACAATCTTTAATATTGACTGTGCCGGTAGATAGTTTTGAAGCTTATCGCCACTGGTTAGGTCAAGTTTGCCAATCCCTGTCCGTTGAACAGGTGCGAATGCTGGATGAGCCTACAGCAGCGGCTTTGGGCTATGGTATGGGCGATCGGCAAGTTATCCTAGTAATAGATTTTGGCGGCGGTACGCTGGATCTTTCCCTGGTGCGGCTGGATAGTTCAGCCAGCAAAAAACCTCTGGGTTTTATTCTCAAATGGGGTGAGAAATCTCTCGCTGAGTCTTCAAGCCAAAAGATAAAAACAGCCCGCGTACTGGCAAAAGCTGGACAAAATTTGGGCGGTTCGGATATTGATAATTGGCTAATCGATTATTTCGCAAAAACTCAAGGTTTGGCATCAACAGCGCTGACAACTCGCTTGGCAGAACGGTTAAAAATTAAGCTTTCTTTGCAAAAACAGGCGAATGAAGTTTATTTTAATGATGAAACTTTTGAAAGCTATGAGCTAGAATTAGACCGCGATCGCTTTGAAACTATTCTCAAAGAACATCAGTTTTTTGAACGACTGGATGAGTCAATAAATCAAGTGCTACAGCAAGCACGACGCCAAGGTTTAGAAGTTGCCGATATTGATGCTGTTTTGTTAGTTGGCGGTACGGTGCAAATCCCATCTGTGCAAACTTGGGTGCAGCAATACTTCGAGGCGACAAAAATTCGTTGCGATCGACCTTTTGAAGCGATCGCACAAGGTGCTATCCAGCTAACCCAAGGTTTTGAACTCAAAGACTTTCTCTACCACAGTTACGGCATCCGCTACTGGGATAGACGCCACAACCAACACAACTGGCATCCTTTAATTAAAGCTGGACAGCCTTACCCCATGAGCGATCCGGTAGAATTATTGCTGGGTGCCTCAGTGGAAAACCAACCCAGCATTGAATTAATAGTTGGGGAATTGGGTGCTGAAACTGGCGGCGGTACAGAAGTTTATTTTGATGGCGATCGCCTCATTACTCGCAATCTTACCAGCTCTCAGACTCAAGTACAACCTCTAAATGACCGGGAAGGTGCCCGCACGATCGCGCAATTGACACCGCCTGGGTATCCGGGGAGCGATCGTATCAAAGTGCTTTTTCAGGTAGATGACCAACGCTTTCTGCGGATGACCGTTGAAGACCAGCTTACCAACCAAAGGCTGTTGGACGATCGGCCCGTAGTTCAGCTCAGCTAG
- a CDS encoding bifunctional 4-hydroxy-2-oxoglutarate aldolase/2-dehydro-3-deoxy-phosphogluconate aldolase — MFNQCWLKLLQQQRSIAVIRAPQLELGRQMARAVAAGGMGLIEITWNSDRAPELIALLRSELPGCTIGSGTLLNLEQMQQAIASGAQFLFTPHVDPTLIRAAVDAGVPIIPGALSPTEIVTAHQAGASCVKVFPIQAVGGSRYIRSLQGPLGHIPLIPTGGVTLENAREFLLAGAIAVGLAGDLFPQKLIAAKNWEALEQQARNLIQQLATNPIN, encoded by the coding sequence ATGTTTAATCAGTGTTGGCTAAAGCTGTTGCAACAGCAGCGATCGATCGCTGTCATCCGCGCCCCCCAGCTAGAACTAGGTCGCCAGATGGCAAGGGCGGTGGCAGCTGGAGGGATGGGCTTGATTGAGATTACCTGGAATAGCGATCGCGCACCAGAGCTGATCGCTCTTTTGCGATCCGAATTACCAGGGTGTACTATTGGTAGCGGCACTCTGCTGAACTTAGAGCAGATGCAGCAGGCGATCGCATCAGGTGCCCAATTCCTCTTCACCCCCCACGTTGACCCAACCCTAATTCGGGCGGCGGTGGATGCCGGTGTGCCTATAATACCAGGGGCGCTCTCTCCAACAGAAATTGTAACAGCACATCAAGCAGGAGCCAGCTGTGTCAAAGTGTTTCCCATCCAAGCAGTGGGAGGATCGCGCTACATCCGCAGTTTACAAGGGCCGCTGGGACATATCCCGCTAATACCCACTGGTGGGGTGACGCTGGAAAATGCGAGAGAATTTTTGCTCGCAGGTGCGATCGCAGTGGGACTTGCAGGCGACCTATTTCCCCAAAAGCTAATCGCAGCCAAAAATTGGGAAGCTCTAGAACAACAGGCGCGAAACCTGATCCAACAGCTAGCCACTAACCCGATTAATTGA
- a CDS encoding DUF2382 domain-containing protein: MALMKLEEYDPNYRETFEDDDIKGFGVYTEADEKIGTVTDVLVDDNGHFRYLVVDLGFWIFGKKVLLPVGLSRIEYEADRVYATNMTKEQAENLPEYSDRIVPDYDYEERVRNVYRTPAMGASLYPETDAMLPVVTAAPVDADYAISSPAAIGDRANYTTFDRDSYNYEREPYLYGLNEQNHQTFKLYEERLIANKTRAKTGEVAVGKRVETETARVSVAIEKERIVVERTTPADAGTAVAPGVANFREGEVARIEVYEETPDIRKEAFVREEVVVKKVIDRETVDAEETIRREELDIDSDVNSMKNRTSDDRF; this comes from the coding sequence ATGGCTCTAATGAAACTCGAAGAATACGATCCAAATTACCGCGAGACTTTTGAGGATGATGACATCAAGGGGTTTGGTGTTTATACAGAAGCCGATGAAAAAATTGGCACTGTAACCGATGTTTTAGTGGATGATAACGGTCATTTCCGTTATTTGGTCGTCGATTTAGGTTTTTGGATTTTTGGCAAGAAAGTTTTACTACCTGTTGGGCTGTCTCGGATCGAGTATGAAGCCGATCGCGTATATGCCACCAATATGACTAAGGAGCAAGCGGAGAACTTACCTGAGTACAGCGATCGCATTGTACCCGATTACGATTACGAAGAACGAGTGAGAAACGTATATCGCACCCCCGCTATGGGAGCATCACTTTATCCTGAAACTGATGCGATGCTACCTGTAGTAACCGCCGCACCTGTTGACGCCGATTATGCGATTTCCTCGCCAGCAGCGATCGGCGATCGAGCTAACTACACAACTTTCGATCGCGATAGCTACAACTACGAGCGAGAACCCTACCTGTACGGGTTGAACGAACAAAATCACCAAACATTCAAGCTGTACGAAGAACGGCTGATTGCAAACAAAACTCGCGCCAAAACTGGTGAAGTAGCAGTTGGCAAGCGCGTTGAAACCGAAACTGCACGGGTTTCTGTTGCGATCGAAAAAGAGCGAATCGTCGTTGAGCGCACTACCCCAGCAGATGCCGGAACAGCAGTTGCTCCTGGCGTGGCTAACTTCCGGGAAGGGGAAGTAGCGCGAATCGAAGTTTACGAAGAAACTCCCGACATTCGCAAAGAAGCCTTTGTGCGCGAGGAAGTTGTAGTCAAGAAAGTAATAGATCGGGAAACAGTTGACGCCGAGGAAACGATTCGTCGCGAAGAGTTAGATATCGACAGCGATGTAAATTCGATGAAAAATAGAACATCTGACGATCGCTTCTAA
- a CDS encoding YsnF/AvaK domain-containing protein, which translates to MLEKIQSHFSINTLSKIAKDMNTETSVKKVETANKNLRIKVLLDKLRNKLKNFYVLDSAGRFLGRVKDVHLDKSRQLNLVISDADTQRNSRPFLLRSSHIQQVNYQSQSLLVDISMTEIQPMPEHTSSQTSGMQSSQRSVEAVQAKDTLSPVIGNVNVSPAPTHYASSYADQMSSTEELQDHLELPENDDSSEDADAPDIVEEEVIRLLEERLVVNLNKRKVGEVVVRKQIETRMVQVPVQYEVLIVEQVSPEVKILAEIDLGQGEIPAIEATEIVKPDIQPNVSGEFTSLKTASLLLDAIAKQKPHGCKLVRVEVVLEDTQHQKTYQEWFDRCSET; encoded by the coding sequence GTGCTTGAAAAGATTCAATCCCACTTTTCCATTAATACACTTTCCAAAATAGCCAAAGATATGAACACCGAAACATCTGTAAAAAAGGTTGAAACTGCCAATAAAAATCTTCGGATAAAGGTGTTGCTGGATAAGCTAAGAAATAAGCTAAAAAACTTTTATGTGTTGGACAGTGCAGGCCGTTTTCTGGGCAGAGTAAAGGATGTACATCTTGATAAGTCACGTCAGCTAAACTTAGTTATATCTGATGCTGATACCCAGCGAAATTCACGACCGTTTTTATTAAGAAGCAGCCACATTCAGCAAGTGAATTATCAAAGCCAATCACTTTTAGTGGATATTAGTATGACTGAAATACAGCCGATGCCTGAACACACAAGCTCACAGACTTCGGGAATGCAGTCTTCACAAAGGTCAGTCGAAGCGGTTCAGGCAAAGGATACTCTATCGCCTGTGATAGGTAACGTTAACGTTAGTCCGGCACCAACTCATTACGCTAGCTCTTATGCAGACCAGATGTCTTCCACAGAGGAGTTGCAGGATCATCTAGAATTACCTGAAAATGATGATTCCTCAGAAGATGCTGACGCACCAGATATTGTGGAAGAAGAGGTTATTCGGTTACTGGAAGAACGACTGGTCGTTAACCTTAACAAACGAAAGGTAGGCGAAGTAGTTGTTCGCAAACAAATCGAAACTCGGATGGTACAGGTGCCAGTCCAGTATGAAGTACTGATTGTTGAACAAGTCAGTCCAGAAGTAAAAATATTAGCAGAAATTGATTTAGGACAAGGAGAAATTCCTGCTATTGAAGCGACTGAAATTGTTAAACCGGACATTCAGCCAAATGTCAGCGGTGAATTTACTTCTCTTAAAACTGCGAGCTTGCTTTTAGATGCCATTGCTAAGCAGAAACCTCACGGGTGCAAGCTAGTGCGTGTTGAAGTTGTGCTTGAAGATACCCAACATCAGAAAACTTATCAGGAGTGGTTCGATCGCTGTTCTGAAACCTGA
- a CDS encoding DUF2382 domain-containing protein — protein MTLVKIKDFYPNYRDELFDGDDIKGADVYADGTDDKIGTVTDVLVDDNSGRFRYFVIDSGFWVFGKKVLLPVGRSRIDEDEERIYAAGLTKEQVENLPAFDDLDRIDYDYEDEVRGVYRPQVAKEPDDVTYDRDSYNYEQEPTLYGINERDHQTLRLYEERLVANKTRSKTGEVAVGKRVETETARVSVPIEKERVVVERTTPADAGRAVTPGEADFREGEIARVEIYEETPDIRKEAFVREEVTIRKEVDRETVDAEETLRREELDLNTQGTSVVDRPRNI, from the coding sequence ATGACTCTTGTAAAAATAAAAGATTTTTATCCCAATTACCGTGACGAACTTTTTGATGGCGATGATATCAAGGGTGCTGATGTCTATGCCGATGGAACCGACGATAAGATTGGCACCGTGACAGATGTTCTGGTTGATGACAATAGCGGTCGCTTTCGCTATTTCGTCATCGATTCAGGCTTTTGGGTTTTCGGTAAAAAAGTTTTGCTACCAGTTGGTCGTTCCCGGATCGACGAGGACGAGGAACGCATATATGCGGCGGGGCTGACAAAAGAGCAGGTGGAAAACTTACCTGCGTTCGACGACCTCGACCGGATTGATTACGATTACGAAGATGAAGTCAGAGGGGTTTATCGTCCTCAAGTTGCCAAGGAGCCAGATGATGTAACTTACGATCGCGATAGCTACAACTACGAACAAGAACCAACTTTGTACGGCATCAACGAGCGGGATCATCAGACTCTCCGACTGTACGAAGAACGTCTAGTTGCCAACAAAACTCGCTCCAAAACTGGTGAAGTAGCAGTTGGCAAGCGCGTTGAAACCGAAACTGCACGGGTTTCAGTTCCGATCGAAAAAGAGCGAGTCGTCGTTGAGCGGACTACGCCAGCAGACGCAGGAAGAGCAGTGACTCCCGGTGAGGCTGATTTCCGCGAAGGGGAAATCGCTCGCGTGGAAATCTACGAAGAAACTCCTGACATTCGCAAAGAAGCCTTTGTGCGGGAGGAAGTTACCATCCGCAAGGAAGTCGATCGCGAAACCGTGGATGCCGAAGAAACGCTGCGTCGCGAAGAGTTAGATCTAAACACCCAGGGTACTTCGGTTGTGGATCGACCCCGCAATATCTAG
- a CDS encoding L,D-transpeptidase: METIIRSGWLRRSGSFWAGMALILVTLFSGSMPSEAASRSARQAQLQQNKITKTVAKSGSKRNKVARAKGRWIEVNLAKQRLVAWENGKVVYSTAISSGKRGTPTRRGTFTIKSKYRAKTMRGPGYVAPNVPYTMFYSGGYAIHGAYWHNRFGTPVSHGCVNLPVGQARRLFSWAGTGTKVVVR; the protein is encoded by the coding sequence ATGGAAACCATCATTCGCTCTGGTTGGTTACGTCGCTCAGGAAGTTTCTGGGCAGGTATGGCGCTAATACTGGTGACTTTATTTTCCGGGTCAATGCCGTCTGAAGCGGCATCAAGGTCAGCAAGGCAGGCGCAGCTACAGCAAAATAAAATTACTAAGACAGTCGCTAAATCGGGCTCGAAACGCAATAAAGTCGCCCGTGCTAAAGGACGCTGGATTGAAGTTAACCTGGCAAAGCAACGGTTAGTTGCCTGGGAAAATGGCAAAGTGGTTTATTCCACCGCCATTTCCAGCGGCAAGCGTGGCACTCCAACTCGCCGGGGAACCTTTACTATTAAATCCAAGTACCGCGCCAAGACAATGCGTGGGCCGGGATATGTAGCTCCAAATGTCCCCTATACAATGTTTTACTCTGGGGGCTATGCCATTCATGGTGCTTACTGGCATAACCGCTTTGGCACACCAGTCAGCCACGGGTGCGTCAATCTGCCGGTAGGACAAGCTCGGAGGCTCTTTAGCTGGGCTGGCACGGGTACAAAAGTGGTAGTCCGTTAA
- a CDS encoding L,D-transpeptidase: MPTLTTIALKDKIANKILDLQETQQRWIEVDLSNQKLIAWEGTSPVRAVLVSTGKQSTPTRVGTFAVQIKYLSARMTGQGYDVTNVPHTMYYSGGYAIHGAYWHKRFGTPVSHGCINVALDHAEWLFKWSNVGTPVIVHE, encoded by the coding sequence ATACCCACTCTGACCACAATTGCACTAAAAGATAAAATCGCTAACAAAATCTTGGATCTGCAAGAAACCCAGCAACGCTGGATTGAAGTTGACCTATCCAACCAAAAGCTGATTGCCTGGGAGGGTACAAGTCCCGTTCGTGCCGTTCTTGTTTCCACTGGCAAACAATCAACCCCTACCCGCGTCGGCACCTTTGCAGTTCAAATTAAATACCTATCAGCCCGAATGACTGGGCAGGGTTATGATGTTACCAACGTGCCTCACACCATGTACTATTCTGGGGGCTATGCTATTCACGGTGCTTACTGGCATAAGCGGTTTGGCACTCCGGTGAGTCACGGCTGCATCAATGTAGCGCTCGATCACGCTGAATGGCTGTTCAAATGGTCTAACGTCGGTACGCCAGTGATTGTCCACGAATAA